A single window of Aspergillus puulaauensis MK2 DNA, chromosome 5, nearly complete sequence DNA harbors:
- a CDS encoding serine/threonine-protein kinase (COG:T;~EggNog:ENOG410PHX4;~InterPro:IPR017441,IPR008271,IPR000719,IPR011009;~PFAM:PF07714,PF00069;~TransMembrane:1 (o551-568i);~go_function: GO:0004672 - protein kinase activity [Evidence IEA];~go_function: GO:0005524 - ATP binding [Evidence IEA];~go_process: GO:0006468 - protein phosphorylation [Evidence IEA]), giving the protein MATAHRSNQSHGLRIETSFQNASRNRWRDGEQDGDWRETGDRAGNEGDRTNISYDYDAHRCGTDEESRVLSSLHSSTPPISVPRHDDSPSQDEIPHNPEDVGASSPFDSFLQQEESSIDYFDPSITVTPRNQQALKGQLSQSERLSRARGFQPPKTSSLRNMLPQDDNDIASGISKLGFSPDPRRYQSRRTAPARLSREALPGSPNNASIDRPTSLTTVSTMSPVMDEVQTPPGSTRSILSPICMASPTQTFHSPEDRSASWSGTSGTPFGSKPGRYRSSTGARSRRSTASSGKSPASAFLSMWSTQEEPPPKPDDEGQMVGTDYVLGKAIGSGGFSVVKEAYKVEESGETRRLAVKIVKKHIAERSERENDAVQAEFDHEVRVWRYLSHPNVLSLDAVYETDYATFCFTKLHIGGTLFHLIRQNRQSHRTLSLKLAKKYAYQLACALRYLHEDARVVHRDIKLENCLLDPVELPDGVKTSNLVLCDFGMAEWINADNDDEPDSYEYEGARPPLRSIGPSDSSTSVAGSLEYASPELLDSSSGIIDPSVDIWAFGVIVFTLLVGSRPFQHTFQPRLISNIREGIWDKDAVLGDGSDSETRRDALELITKCLDMNHRRRWTVRDILSCRFLREFAEKVGDNQADSIWKL; this is encoded by the coding sequence ATGGCGACTGCACATAGAAGCAACCAGTCGCACGGGTTGAGGATCGAAACTTCCTTCCAAAATGCTTCCAGAAATCGctggcgagatggagagcAAGACGGAGATTGGAGAGAGACTGGTGATCGAGCTGGTAACGAGGGCGACCGTACCAACATCTCTTACGATTATGACGCACACCGTTGCGGTACTGATGAAGAAAGCAGAGTATTGAGTAGCCTTCACTCCTCGACACCCCCCATCTCAGTTCCGCGCCATGATGATAGCCCAAGTCAAGATGAGATCCCTCACAATCCAGAGGATGTGGGCGCCTCGTCGCCCTTTGACTCGTTCCTCCAGCAGGAGGAGTCGTCTATCGACTACTTTGATCCTTCCATTACCGTCACTCCGAGGAACCAGCAAGCTCTGAAAGGGCAGCTATCGCAGAGCGAGAGGCTAAGCCGAGCACGAGGGTTCCAACCGCCGAAAACATCAAGCCTCCGGAACATGCTTCCGCAGGATGATAACGACATTGCGAGCGGTATCAGCAAGCTGGGATTCAGCCCCGACCCCAGAAGATATCAGTCCCGGCGAACTGCTCCGGCCCGGTTGTCACGCGAGGCCCTCCCCGGAAGTCCTAACAACGCTTCTATCGACCGCCCCACGTCGCTTACCACTGTATCGACCATGTCCCCCGTCATGGATGAAGTGCAAACCCCTCCGGGAAGCACTCGAAGCATACTTTCGCCCATCTGCATGGCGTCCCCGACGCAGACGTTCCACTCCCCAGAAGACCGCAGTGCCTCCTGGTCCGGTACATCTGGAACCCCATTCGGTAGCAAGCCAGGGCGCTATCGAAGCTCTACAGGGGCACGTTCGCGCCGATCCACGGCCTCGAGCGGAAAATCTCCAGCAAGCGCGTTTCTCTCCATGTGGAGCACACAAGAAGAGCCACCGCCGAAACCTGATGATGAGGGTCAAATGGTTGGAACTGACTACGTTCTCGGAAAAGCCATTGGTTCTGGAGGCTTCAGTGTTGTGAAAGAGGCTTATAAAGTTGAAGAAAGTGGCGAGACTCGACGACTAGCCGTGAAAATCGTGAAAAAGCACATTGCTGAGAGAAGTGAAAGGGAGAATGATGCAGTTCAGGCTGAGTTCGACCACGAGGTTCGTGTTTGGCGGTATCTCAGCCACCCGAATGTGCTGTCGCTCGATGCAGTCTACGAGACTGATTATGCCACTTTCTGCTTCACGAAATTACACATTGGCGGCACCCTCTTCCACCTAATCCGTCAAAACCGACAAAGCCACCGCACTCTATCGTTGAAACTCGCAAAGAAATACGCATATCAACTTGCATGCGCCCTGCGATATCTACACGAAGATGCTCGCGTGGTGCACCGGGATATAAAACTTGAGAATTGCCTCTTGGACCCGGTTGAGTTGCCGGATGGCGTCAAAACTTCGAACCTCGTGCTGTGTGATTTTGGAATGGCAGAATGGATCAACGCGGACAACGACGATGAGCCCGATTCGTACGAATATGAGGGTGCGCGACCACCACTTCGAAGCATTGGGCCCTCTGAttccagcaccagcgttGCGGGAAGCCTCGAATACGCTTCCCCGGAATTACTAGACTCGTCTTCTGGAATAATCGACCCTTCGGTGGACATCTGGGCTTTTGGAGTCATTGTCTTCACCCTCCTCGTCGGGTCGCGGCCATTCCAGCACACCTTCCAGCCCCGTTTGATATCCAACATTCGGGAAGGAATTTGGGACAAAGACGCGGTACTGGGCGACGGAAGTGACTCAGAAACACGCCGCGATGCCCTTGAGCTCATCACGAAATGCCTGGACATGAACCATCGCAGACGCTGGACCGTTCGCGATATTCTGTCCTGTCGTTTCCTGCGCGAATTTGCAGAGAAAGTAGGCGACAACCAAGCAGACAGCATCTGGAAGCTATGA
- the MRPL10 gene encoding mitochondrial 54S ribosomal protein uL15m (BUSCO:EOG09264A2D;~COG:J;~EggNog:ENOG410PJUA;~InterPro:IPR005749,IPR036227,IPR021131,IPR030878;~PFAM:PF00828;~go_component: GO:0015934 - large ribosomal subunit [Evidence IEA];~go_function: GO:0003735 - structural constituent of ribosome [Evidence IEA];~go_process: GO:0006412 - translation [Evidence IEA]): MPPRLQILPLHLRSIIPRPNLAQPSQLSLCAPSQSRNAHILASLSDNPGAYSKRIRRGRGPASGKGKTSGRGHKGQGQHGKVPAGFNGGQTPEIIVHGERGFNNIFALDLAPANLDRIQEWIDQGRIDPTKPITVRELAQSKCIHGPKEGVKLLARGIDFPAKSTFKSSTTQQSSTTTATESQPQSEAQTAAAEEEALVDEKTVLKQPIHLVVSRASASAIAAVEAAGGSVTTRFYTKAAITRIMKRETHSFLSTQWAEESGNAALHAAAGLDFSSSAGAAVAGAMETKVMSEKGLKYRLPDPTKRRDIEYYRDPAHRGYLSHLLKPLEGPSLFFRSPVERKSAAGSAKKEKILPENRLW; the protein is encoded by the exons ATGCCTCCCAGGCTCCAAATCCTCCCGCTCCACCTCCGGAGCATTATCCCTCGACCAAACCTCGCCCAACCGTCGCAATTGTCGCTCTGCGCCCCGTCCCAATCTCGCAATGCACACATCCTAGCCTCGCTCTCCGATAACCCGGGGGCCTACAGCAAGCGCATCCGACGAGGTCGCGGTCCTGCGTCCGGTAAGGGAAAGACGTCCGGAAGGGGTCACAAGGGTCAGGGACAGCACGGAAAGGTTCCTGCTGGATTCAATGGTGGACAGACGCCGGAGATTATCGTGCACGGCGAGAGGGGATTCAACAACAT CTTCGCCCTGGATCTCGCCCCCGCCAACCTCGACCGAATCCAAGAATGGATTGACCAGGGCCGCATCGACCCCACGAAGCCCATCACGGTCCGCGAACTCGCACAGTCAAAATGCATCCACGGCCCCAAGGAAGGCGTGAAGCTCCTCGCCCGCGGCATCGACTTCCCCGCCAAATCCACATtcaaatcatcaacaacacaacagtcctcaacaacaacagccacGGAATCACAACCCCAGTCTGAAGCCCAAACAGCggccgcagaagaagaagcactCGTGGACGAAAAGACCGTCCTCAAACAACCCATCCACCTCGTCGTCTCGCGcgcctcagcctctgcaATCGCCGCCGTCGAAGCTGCCGGCGGCTCCGTCACAACCCGCTTCTACACAAAGGCCGCCATCACCCGCATCATGAAGCGCGAAACACACTCGTTCCTGTCTACACAGTGGGCCGAGGAGAGCGGGAACGCGGCCCTACACGCCGCTGCGGGTCTGGACTTCTCGTCTTCTGCCGGCGCCGCTGTCGCGGGAGCCATGGAGACAAAGGTCATGAGTGAGAAGGGCCTCAAGTACCGTCTTCCCGACCCTACGAAGCGTCGCGATATCGAGTACTACCGTGACCCTGCGCACCGGGGGTACTTGAGTCACTTGCTGAAGCCGCTCGAGGGTCCCAGTTTGTTCTTCCGCTCGCctgtggagaggaagagcgcgGCTGGTTctgcgaagaaggagaagatcttGCCCGAGAACAGGCTCTGGTAG
- a CDS encoding zinc-binding alcohol dehydrogenase family protein (COG:C;~EggNog:ENOG410PNAU;~InterPro:IPR011032,IPR020843,IPR013154,IPR036291;~PFAM:PF08240;~go_function: GO:0016491 - oxidoreductase activity [Evidence IEA];~go_process: GO:0055114 - oxidation-reduction process [Evidence IEA]) gives MTTHLAAVSPAKGHPFELQTRPTPKPGPGELLIAVKSIALNPADTHMRGSGLFIPQYPTVIGFDFAGLVLEVGDDVPPSFKPGITRIAAYAASAWKSCDPDYGPFQEQCLVPWQHAVALPLPDEGVSLSWNQAATLPVAVQVPLSAWDAMGIPRMRDADTNGEEQNSGNNKGKKGEALLIWGASSSVGTMGVQTARLLRDDPNSSFAAVYATSGEVNRRYVGSLGADRVFDYKDSNVVDAVVSAAKEDGLVIRYCFLATGQLAPCQAILKAFVGKEGEEGGKIASAPVVPPDAEIVEGVQTIFVMPSMAEEERLEQFRYWIGTWLRENLVKKSIRPSPEPTVVGRGLDAINTGLDQLLRGVSCTKLVIEVAE, from the coding sequence ATGACTACCCACCTCGCCGCCGTCTCCCCAGCCAAAGGCCACCCCTTTGAGCTCCAAACCCGACCCACCCCAAAACCAGGACCAGGCGAActcctcatcgctgtcaAATCCATAGCCCTCAACCCAGCAGACACTCATATGCGTGGCAGCGGACTCTTCATACCTCAATATCCCACGGTAATCGGCTTTGACTTTGCAGGTTTAGTCCTCGAGGTTGGTGACGACGTCCCGCCTTCTTTCAAACCGGGCATCACCCGCATAGCAGCCTACGCCGCCTCTGCCTGGAAGTCCTGTGATCCGGACTATGGTCCGTTTCAGGAGCAGTGTCTTGTCCCATGGCAGCATGCTGTGGCACTTCCACTTCCGGATGAGGGCGTGTCATTGTCCTGGAACCAGGCGGCGACTTTGCCTGTTGCCGTTCAGGTGCCGCTTAGCGCGTGGGATGCGATGGGGATTCCACGGATGAGAGACGCCGATACCAACGGAGAGGAGCAAAATAGCGGCAATAataaaggaaagaaaggagaAGCCCTCCTCATCTGGGGCGCCTCCTCTAGCGTCGGTACTATGGGTGTTCAAACAGCACGGCTGCTGCGTGATGATCCAAACTCATCTTTTGCGGCTGTGTACGCTACATCTGGGGAagtgaataggagatatgTTGGTTCGCTAGGTGCAGACCGTGTGTTTGACTACAAGGACTCAAACGTTGTGGATGCGGTCGTCTCAGCAGCCAAGGAGGATGGGTTAGTGATCCGGTATTGTTTCCTTGCAACCGGGCAGCTGGCGCCGTGCCAGGCTATACTAAAGGCATTCGTCGGtaaagaaggggaggaaggagggaagATTGCGTCGGCGCCTGTGGTACCCCCGGATGCGGAGATTGTGGAAGGGGTGCAGACGATTTTTGTGATGCCGTCTATggcagaagaggagaggcTGGAGCAGTTCCGGTACTGGATCGGGACATGGCTGAGGGAGAACTTGGTCAAGAAGTCTATCAGGCCGAGTCCGGAGCCGACGGTCGTGGGACGGGGTTTGGACGCTATTAATACTGGGTTGGATCAGCTGCTCCGTGGGGTGAGCTGTACGAAGTTGGTTATTGAGGTTGCGGAGTGA
- a CDS encoding uncharacterized protein (COG:G;~EggNog:ENOG410QDHE;~InterPro:IPR020846,IPR011701,IPR036259;~PFAM:PF07690;~TransMembrane:10 (i160-178o190-208i220-240o252-274i320-340o360-378i390-408o414-435i447-468o480-502i);~go_function: GO:0022857 - transmembrane transporter activity [Evidence IEA];~go_process: GO:0055085 - transmembrane transport [Evidence IEA]), which produces MVESASKGSEQVASKTLGTTTATDITPPNENGASHELHFAKRGAAPAEASTGQEGRIDGYDPELMSARTLLTAEEEKKLLRRIDWRLMSLCSLIFMFKNLDSNNISNARIMNQGTGHNIMTQLGITSNEYNLVTVLYYIPYIVLEAPSNLLLKRFSPSKWQSRIMISWGIFLMCNTAVKNKGGLYTTRFLLGAAEAGQFPGVILQMTYWYRPDEMSLRLLYFYICGNISNIFGGLLAYAFDTVSGAGGLSGWQWLFLIEGIATVIFGVAIWFLLPDFPETASWLTEKEKKFIQARLPSNAPRASEQNFKFREVIESLKDLRLWLFTSIWATFTVGTHGVTFYQSTVIANLGYTSIAQAQLLNIPITVCGLLFIAITGITADRSRIPRPMYPLSFLLVIIVCYGVFVAYPSNGAIYAVTLIGNALTAGWYPVMWPWRVQTTSRATGSAFAIGFVNSYGQIGGAIGPQIFKSEYAPRYSVPFSVAMGLVGLCAILTLVTWWVTWETERDTRRLKLARIAAEKKGEVILEDLVDRDLKRN; this is translated from the exons ATGGTAGAGTCGGCATCCAAAGGAAGCGAACAGGTCGCTTCAAAGACCTTGGGTACTACCACAGCCACTGACATCACGCCTCCCAATGAAAACGGCGCCAGCCATGAGCTTCATTTTGCCAAACGGGGCGCGGCTCCTGCAGAAGCTTCGAcaggccaagaaggccgcATCGATGGATACGACCCGGAGCTGATGAGCGCCAGGACGTTGCTCACggcagaagaggaaaagaagttACTGCGTAGGATTGACTGGCGGCTTATGTCGCTTTGTTCGCTTATTTTCATGTTCAAGAACCTGGATAGCAATAAT ATATCCAATGCTCGGATTATGAACCAGGGGACGGGTCATAATATCATGACACAGCTTGGAATTACGTCCAATGAGTATAACTTGGTGACGGTGCTTTACTAT ATCCCATATATCGTGCTCGAAGCACCCTCAAATCTACTTCTCAAGCGTTTCTCCCCCTCCAAATGGCAATCTAGGATCATGATCAGCTGGGGCATCTTTCTGATGTGCAATACTGCCGTGAAGAATAAGGGTGGTTTATATACCACTCGGTTCTTGTTGGGAGCG gctgaggctggcCAGTTTCCTGGTGTCATTCTCCAGATGACATACTGGTATCGTCCAGACGAGATGTCCCTGCGGTTGCTATATTTTT ACATTTGCGGAAACATCTCGAATATCTTCGGCGGTCTCCTCGCCTACGCCTTTGACACTGTATCTGGTGCAGGAGGCCTTTCCGGCTGGCAATG GCTATTCCTCATAGAAGGCATCGCAACCGTCATTTTCGGCGTTGCCATCTGGTTCTTACTTCCAGACT TCCCTGAAACAGCATCGTGGTTAaccgagaaagagaagaaattCATCCAGGCCCGACTCCCATCCAACGCCCCTCGAGCCAGCGAGCAGAACTTCAAATTCCGCGAGGTCATCGAGTCGCTGAAGGATCTGAGGCTGTGGCTGTTTACTTCCATCTGGGCGACCTTTACTGTAGGCACGCACGGCGTGACGTTCTACCAGTCCACCGTTATCGCCAACCTTGGCTATAC GAGCATCGCCCAAGCCCAACTACTGAATATTCCCATCACGGTCTGCGGActgctcttcatcgccattaCAGGCATCACGGCAGACCGCAGTCGGATACCGAGACCCATGTACCCGCTTTCGTTTCTTCTCGTCATCATAGTCTGCTACGGCGTGTTTGTTGCGTATCCGAGTAACGGCGCTATATACGCCGTGACCCTGATCGGGAATGCCTTGACGGCCGGCTGGTATCCTGTTATGTG GCCCTGGCGCGTCCAAACCACCTCCCGAGCCACAGGCTCAGCCTTCGCAATCGGGTTCGTCAACAGCTACGGGCAGATCGGGGGCGCCATTGGCCCGCAGATATTCAAGAGCGAGTATGCACCTCGCTACAGCGTTCCGTTCTCCGTCGCCATGGGGCTCGTTGGACTTTGTGCGATCTTGACGCTGGTGACGTGGTGGGTGACTTGGGAGACGGAGCGCGATACAAGACGATTGAAACTGGCGAGGattgcggcggagaagaagggcgaggtTATTTTGGAGGACTTGGTGGATCGGGACTTGAAAAGAAATTAA
- a CDS encoding Zn(II)2Cys6 transcription factor domain-containing protein (COG:S;~EggNog:ENOG410PVNX;~InterPro:IPR036864,IPR001138;~PFAM:PF00172;~TransMembrane:1 (i121-142o);~go_function: GO:0000981 - DNA-binding transcription factor activity, RNA polymerase II-specific [Evidence IEA];~go_function: GO:0008270 - zinc ion binding [Evidence IEA];~go_process: GO:0006355 - regulation of transcription, DNA-templated [Evidence IEA]), which translates to MESTRPGRRDPRRSRFGCRNCKLRKLKCDEGKPHCKRCSSFGILCNFMWNIPDLQPITAGTGRSLVVKPPVTSAVWTSDESTSYQYQLNAKCQNFITRYLGRSLVSTTPDDSNMMHVNRELLGLAFTYPCLMHASLAVAFSYDRHLDGSLGSRRSLEECYHWSQSTTLLNRRLKKPIEEKDKDPIWGTAAALAILSFSSPDARTPQESWPLNSSNQSDLDWVHMGKGKMSLWNIMNPLRPNSIFRVMAATFAHMNLPLPEKGIEAIPTPLAAVCLMSHSSTAQNNPYFDAAHAVSHILHLPDSEVTTGQTQLFTRSIHGSFEDLLRNRDPVALLLLYLWYRKTSRSIWWIELRARVECPSICEYLRIYHGENTTVQEFLPGGTLADMWDR; encoded by the exons ATGGAATCGACTCGTCCGGGGCGCAGGGATCCGCGCAGATCGAGATTCGGCTGCCGGAATTGCAAGCTCAGAAAACTCAAG TGCGACGAGGGGAAACCGCATTGTAAGAGATGTAGCTCTTTCGGGATACTATGCAATTTCATGTGGAATATTCCCGATCTTCAGCCTATAACTGCTGGCACAGGGCGATCACTGGTGGTTAAGCCCCCTGTCACCAGTGCCGTCTGGACGTCTGACGAATCCACCTCATATCAATACCAACTGAACGCGAAATGTCAAAACTTCATCACCCGGTATCTAGGACGAAGTCTCGTCAGCACTACCCCAGATGACTCTAATATGATGCATGTTAATCGCGAGCTCCTGGGATTGGCATTCACT TATCCTTGTTTAATGCACGCCTCCCTAGCCGTGGCATTTTCATATGACCGCCATCTGGATGGCTCACTAGGCTCCCGTCGCAGTCTAGAAGAGTGCTACCACTGGTCCCAAAGCACAACCCTTCTCAACAGACGATTAAAAAAACCAATTGAAGAAAAAGACAAGGACCCAATCTGGGGAACCGCAGCCGCCCTAGCCATTTTGTCCTTCTCGTCACCCGATGCACGCACACCCCAAGAATCATGGCCCTTGAACTCCTCTAACCAGTCCGATCTCGACTGGGTACACATGGGCAAGGGCAAAATGTCGCTATGGAATATAATGAACCCACTACGACCGAACAGTATATTCCGCGTCATGGCAGCGACCTTTGCCCATATGAACCTACCCTTACCAGAGAAAGGCATAGAGGCTATACCAACACCCCTAGCCGCCGTTTGTCTCATGAGCCACTCATCCACAGCACAAAATAATCCTTATTTCGACGCCGCCCACGCAGTATCCCACATCCTACACCTCCCAGATAGCGAGGTCACAACCGGCCAAACTCAACTTTTCACGCGCAGCATCCATGGCTCGTTCGAGGATCTGCTCCGCAATAGAGACCCTGTGGCGCTTTTGTTGCTGTATCTGTGGTATCGCAAGACGAGTCGCAGTATATGGTGGATTGAGCTCAGAGCTAGGGTTGAGTGTCCTTCTATCTGCGAATACCTGCGGATATATCACGGAGAGAATACTACCGTACAGGAATTCCTTCCGGGGGGGACTCTCGCTGATATGTGGGATCGTTGA
- a CDS encoding TPR domain protein (COG:S;~EggNog:ENOG410PIBZ;~InterPro:IPR011990,IPR019734;~go_function: GO:0005515 - protein binding [Evidence IEA]) — MSLQNNEAAKPSSDPYFDLGTLGRTVSTESQEAQNWFDRALVWTYCFNHDEAITCYKRAIAHDESCAMAYWGVSFCSGSNYNKTWALFDERDRVNAIKQCYVYSQEALRRAAENSDRLEDWEHAVIKALALRFPNDDPSRDFLACSKAYADAMREVYTNLGRNDFDIITLFADALMNVAPRKLYDAPTGLPIESSPVFEVKELLEGALEMPGVERHPGPAHMYIHLMEMSATPEVALPAAELIREIFPDTGHTFHMPAHIDVLVGDYRRAVEYNFKATVADDKFFQQNGGLTFYSYYRLHDYHSLIYAAMLGGMSKAALSATDRMEATITEEILRVETPALADWMEFFKAVRVHVLIRFGMWDELKKLDPLEDKELYCVTNVMRHYGKGIAYAATSQLEDADKERELFKAASKFVPPTRLDFPNKITDILKVASAMLDGEIEYRRGDYDTAFRSLQDAITLEDELPFAEPWGWMLPARHAYAALSLEQGKIEQAAQAYAEDLGLIPTPKRAHQHPNNVWALHGYHECLEILGRHAEASTIKKQLDLALKEADVEVPSSCFCRLGNISCSGAKANGCHGAQSHCQN, encoded by the coding sequence ATGAGCCTTCAAAATAACGAGGCCGCAAAACCCTCAAGCGATCCGTACTTCGACCTGGGAACGCTGGGTCGGACCGTCAGTACAGAATCCCAGGAAGCGCAGAACTGGTTCGACCGCGCGCTTGTCTGGACATACTGCTTCAACCACGATGAGGCCATCACCTGCTACAAACGCGCAATCGCGCACGACGAGTCCTGCGCCATGGCCTACTGGGGTGTATCGTTCTGCTCTGGGTCCAACTATAACAAGACCTGGGCGCTGTTCGATGAACGGGACCGCGTGAATGCCATCAAGCAGTGTTATGTTTATTCGCAGGAGGCTCTAAGGCGCGCGGCGGAAAACAGTGACAGGCTGGAAGACTGGGAGCACGCGGTTATTAAGGCTCTTGCGCTGCGGTTTCCTAATGATGATCCGAGTAGAGACTTTCTTGCGTGTAGCAAGGCCTACGCCGATGCTATGAGAGAGGTGTATACGAACCTTGGAAGAAACGACTTCGATATCATTACGCTTTTCGCTGATGCGTTGATGAATGTGGCTCCGCGGAAATTGTACGACGCCCCAACGGGGCTTCCGATAGAGTCGTCTCCTGTCTTCGAAGTGAAGGAGTTGCTTGAAGGGGCTCTGGAGATGCCCGGGGTGGAACGGCATCCGGGCCCTGCGCACATGTATATCCATCTGATGGAAATGTCGGCGACGCCTGAAGTTGCCCTTCCTGCTGCAGAGCTGATCCGTGAGATATTTCCGGATACGGGTCATACATTCCACATGCCTGCTCATATCGATGTTCTTGTTGGCGATTACCGGCGCGCAGTCGAGTACAACTTCAAGGCGACCGTTGCGGATGATAAATTCTTTCAACAGAATGGCGGCCTGACGTTCTACAGCTATTATCGGCTTCATGATTACCACTCCCTGATCTACGCCGCGATGCTGGGTGGGATGTCCAAGGCGGCATTGTCGGCGACCGATCGAATGGAGGCAACAATCACAGAGGAAATCCTCCGGGTAGAAACACCTGCGCTGGCGGACTGGATGGAGTTTTTCAAGGCCGTCAGAGTGCACGTCCTCATTCGTTTCGGGATGTGGGATGAACTCAAGAAGCTCGACCCGCTCGAAGACAAGGAGCTCTACTGTGTCACCAATGTAATGAGACACTATGGAAAAGGCATTGCCTACGCCGCCACATCGCAGCTGGAAGATGCCGATAAAGAGCGCGAGCTCTTCAAAGCCGCTTCCAAGTTTGTCCCTCCTACACGGCTTGACTTTCCCAACAAAATCACCGATATCCTCAAGGTAGCATCTGCCATGCTGGATGGCGAAATCGAGTACAGACGAGGCGATTACGACACCGCGTTCAGAAGTCTGCAGGACGCGATTACTCTCGAAGATGAGCTTCCATTCGCAGAGCCATGGGGATGGATGCTTCCAGCACGCCATGCATATGCAGCTCTCTCCTTGGAACAGGGCAAGATCGAGCAGGCTGCGCAAGCCTATGCGGAGGATCTAGGACTGATCCCGACACCTAAGCGAGCACACCAGCATCCGAATAACGTTTGGGCTCTTCATGGCTACCATGAGTGCCTTGAGATTCTGGGTCGTCATGCAGAGGCGAGCACTATTAAAAAACAGCTAGATCTTGCTCTGAAGGAGGCAGATGTTGAAGTCCCATCTTCGTGTTTCTGTCGGCTTGGGAATATTTCTTGTAGTGGAGCGAAAGCGAATGGCTGTCACGGAGCACAGTCACATTGTCAGAATTAG